The Vigna unguiculata cultivar IT97K-499-35 unplaced genomic scaffold, ASM411807v1 contig_122, whole genome shotgun sequence genome has a window encoding:
- the LOC114171148 gene encoding opioid growth factor receptor-like, with protein MTGTGQASPMTRTDQAGNKIRTSQTGLKTLTGLAGPKIRTCQEGPRPKRARRARTPKRVRQARRPELARHAEDLNGSSRPEDLNRPGGPEDSNWPGRPEDPNGSSGPEDRNGPSGPSDQNQSGKPNDQNRSGGPEDPNVPNGPKELNGKRVEEQNGLGGPDDPNGHARPDYPNEHSGPEDSDGLGWKWKEPNGL; from the coding sequence ATGACCGGAACGGGCCAagcgagcccgatgacccgaacggatCAAGCGGGCAATAAGATCCGAACGAGCCAGACGGGCCTAAAAACCCTAACAGGCTTGGCGGGCCCGAAGATCCGAACGTGCCAGGAGGGCCCAAGACCCAAACGGGCCAGGCGGGCCCGAACACCTAAACGGGTCAggcaggcccgaagacccgaactggCCAGGCACGCCGAAGATCTGAACGGGTCAAGCAGGCCCGAAGACCTGAACAGgccaggcgggcccgaagactcgAACTGGCCAGGTAGGCCCGAAGATCCAAATGGGTcaagcgggcccgaagaccgGAACGGGCCAAGCGGACCCAGTGACCAAAACCAGTCAGGCAAACCTAATGACCAAAACAGGTCAGGTGGGCCTGAAGACCCGAACGTGCCAAATGGGCCCAAAGAACTGAACGGCAAACGGGTCGAAGAACAAAATGGGCTAGGTGGgcctgatgacccgaacgggcacgCCAGGCCCGATTACCCAAACGAGCACAGCGGGCCCGAAGACTCAGATGGATTAGGATGGAAGTGGAAAGAACCAAAtggattatga